A genomic stretch from Kwoniella europaea PYCC6329 chromosome 2, complete sequence includes:
- a CDS encoding 4-aminobutyrate transaminase: MSRIFTSSLSTLPRVIIKPISTTSAKAFISSSSSTNSALAQEQQQSQSDDMPIAVKTAAQWAEFGRDHVCHGLGRLRDHVIVKGEGLDLYTADGKKLLDFTAGIGVTNLGHCHPHVSRAAAEQVNSLVHLQCSISFHAPYLQLIDRLLPAMPHPSLDQFFFWNSGSEAIEAAIKVARQATGRQNMIVFSGAYHGRTMGSGALTRSKPIYTQGTGPLMPGVFSSAFPYWHQLGVNPSTSEEELVRLAQHQLDLILRQQVNPKDVAAIFIEPVQGEGGYVPVPPAFLRHLREVCDKHGILLVIDEVQSGFFRTGSYFAIEQIVPELRPDILVFAKGVANGFPISGIASNKEIMGKLDVGSMGGTYSGNAVACAAGVAAQEVYQSGEIAQNVEVRSKQLFNVLNGLAQGEKTKHLISDVRGMGLMTAVEFRNNSDKCTLEGLPEGSSVPKNIGKRVQEYCLNKDLLVLTTSAFDTIRFIPALTVNEEEMDRAMKIFTEAVELVAKEG, encoded by the exons ATGTCTCGGATCTTTACTTCGTCATTGAGCACTCTTCCCAGAGTTATCATCAAACCTATATCAACCACTAGTGCCAAAGcattcatctcctcttcttcatcaacaaaCTCTGCTCTTGctcaagaacaacaacaatcacaatcagaCGATATGCCAATTGCCGTCAAGACCGCTGCTCAGTGGGCCGAATTCGGACGTGATCACGTATGTCACGGTCTAGGTAGATTGAGAGACCATGTGATCgtcaaaggtgaaggattGGATTTGTACACTGCAGATGGAAAGAAATTATTGGATTTCACTGCTGGTATCGGAGTGACCAACCTTGGACA CTGTCACCCTCACGTATCTCGAGCCGCCGCTGAGCAAGTCAACTCCCTCGTCCACTTACAATGCTCCATCTCATTCCACGCTCCATACCTCCAACTCATTGACCGACTTCTCCCCGCTATGCCTCATCCATCGCTtgatcaattcttcttctggaacTCTGGTTCAGAAGCCATCGAGGCAGCCATCAAGGTAGCCAGACAAGCTACAGGCAGACAAAACATGATTGTCTTTTCGGGTGCTTACCACGGTCGAACGATGGGTTCAGGTGCTTTGACTAGATCTAAACCTATTTACACACAAGGTACAGGtcctttgatg CCCGGTGTATTCTCATCTGCTTTCCCATACTGGCATCAACTCGGTGTGAACCCTTCTACCTCAGAGGAAGAACTCGTCCGATTGGCTCAACACCAACTTGACTTGATCCTCAGACAACAAGTCAACCCCAAGGATGTAGCTGCTATCTTCATCGAACCCGTCCAAGGTGAAGG TGGTTATGTCCCCGTCCCACCAGCTTTCCTTCGACACCTCCGAGAAGTGTGTGACAAGCACGGTATCTTACTTGTCATCGACGAAGTTCAATCAGGTTTCTTCCGAACTGGTTCATACTTCGCTATCGAACAGATCGTCCCTGAACTCCGACCTGATATCCTCGTTTTCGCCAAAGGAGTAGCCAACGGTTTCCCCATCTCAGGTATCGCCTCCAACAAGGAAATCATGGGTAAACTCGACGTTGGTTCCATGGGAGGTACCTACTCTGGCAATGCCGTAGCGTGCGCAGCAGGTGTAGCAGCTCAGGAAGTCTACCAATCAGGTGAAATTGCTCAAAACGTCGAAGTTCGATCTAAACAATTATTCAACGTTCTCAATGGACTTGCTCAGGGCGAGAAAACCAAACATCTCATTTCGGATGTTAGAGGTATGGGATTGATGACTGCTGTAGAATTCAGAAACAACTCCGATAAATGTACTTTGGAAGGATTACCTGAAGGCTCAAGTGTACCTAAGAACATTGGTAAACGAGTTCAAGAATATTGTCTCAACAAGGATCTGTTGGTTTTGACTACCTCCGCATTCGACACAATCAGATTCATCCCTGCTTTGACTGtaaatgaagaagagatggatagaGCCATGAAGATCTTCACTGAAGCTGTCGAATTAGTCGCTAAAGAGGGTTAG